One Helicoverpa armigera isolate CAAS_96S chromosome 1, ASM3070526v1, whole genome shotgun sequence genomic window carries:
- the LOC110375726 gene encoding uncharacterized protein LOC110375726 — MLRFVSFTISVSNPYCDFYKKKGVILKPGMLCVGKSREEDNVTSCLAVPGAPLVVEGHLTGLLSWGYGCGYVNDLPLVYTNMQYYQPWLLHNIPLIRRITKQNLTLLFQLKRAHILTTWLNLTRVVKPVPFTLSDEPMETLKLDRELAKLKGRVYDIRDFIFRGMHRKYKKRLYEKLKERIAEKEAIKKIHEASEITSSAPFLDPDNLFQTTKQGTGLTFMEQTQPFATDGDNAYYEDYAGA; from the exons AAGGGTGTCATTTTGAAGCCGGGGATGCTTTGTGTGGGGAAGTCCCGGGAGGAGGACAATGTGACGTCATGCCTGGCAGTCCCGGGCGCCCCACTGGTGGTTGAGGGCCATCTTACTGGCTTACTGTCTTGGGGCTACGGCTGCGGATATGTGAACGATCTGCCACTGGTTTATACCAATATGCAGTATTATCAACC ATGGTTACTGCACAACATCCCGCTAATACGGCGCATTACAAAGCAGAACTTGACACTTCTCTTCCAATTAAAACGAGCGCACATTTTAACAACATGGCTTAACTTAACCAGAGTAGTGAAACCCGTTCCATTCACTCTATCAGATGAGCCAATGGAGACTCTCAAGTTGGATAGAGAACTGGCTAAGTTAAAGGGAAGAGTGTATGATATAAGGGATTTTATCTTCAGAGGGATGCACCGTAAGTATAAGAAGAGGCTTTACGAGAAATTGAAGGAGAGAATAGCAGAGAAAGAAGCTATAAAGAAGATACACGAGGCATCGGAGATAACGAGTTCTGCTCCATTTCTCGATCCTGACAATCTGTTTCAAACCACGAAACAGGGCACGGGACTGACGTTCATGGAACAAACGCAACCCTTTGCGACTGACGGCGATAATGCGTACTATGAGGATTATGCAGGAgcttag